The window ATATTTTCTTCACAAGTAACACAACCTTCTGGattgtatatttatttttttagaacacGCAGGAGATCTGtgtatcatttcattaagataGAGGGAAAATGATTGCATATTTAAAGGCATTGCCAAGTCCAAAGAAACAAATCATAATATCTAGTTGGTGGATTATTTGTCACTTCTACTAAATTAATTATAGATACATCCAATTTGTTAAAAGCAGTGTATCCTGTAGATATATATTTGTAGTCAAAAGATGCAACAAGCTCTCTTTCGCATGTTGTTTATTCATAAAGCCCATAGCATCGTTGCAAACTTGCATTGCCGCTTGctttttttatcatatatagTCTATTAATCTTTCTCTTGGGAAGTATCAAAGGTGTAAACTTAAAATTTTACTTATTTTATTGTTTGCCCCAAAGAAGAAATAGAACCAATTAATTTATAAGCTATGCTAGGCATGAAAACATTACATTGTGTAGTTCTTTTCGAAAAGGAGCATCATCTTCTTTTAGAATGATTTAAGACCTGACCAATTAAGGAGATACAAAAATAGAAATCACATGTAGATTGGTTGCTGTCACATTTAATGATAGAAATAAGTTAGATAAATCCAGTTCTTTTGAAAGCACTTCAATCCTATAGATACAATAGAAATAATATAGAAGATTGCCTGGTCGCAGTACTCACACTTCTAAGCGTGTTAGATGATGGTTGAACCACTTCACCGTAAAATATATAGCCATGGCTCTAGGCCTTTCCACACTCCAAAACTGAAAAGAGATAGTTTAGGAGGGATTTACTAGTTACAAATTTTAGGAGGGATTTAAATCATTTACATCTGTTACAAGCAGCTTACCATTTATGCTTCCAGATTTGCACATTAAATGTATTTGACAAAAAAGATTTGTACATTAAATGCCTTCCCTTTTCACACCTATGAAATTAAATATATACACATTCTTGGAACAAGTTGTGAACAAATTCATTTGACTTTACATCACAGATCTGGGATCTCTGTTTTGCCCAAGCACTTTCTTCCATGGAAATTGTGATGGCTGGCAAGGCTTGCCACCAGGTAAATGACCTAAGTTGTCTTTCCTTTTGCTATTCTATTGTTGTTTGGGTCACATGGTGTATGTCTTAACGTTTGATTTCTCCGTTTGATCCACAGTGCCGTCAAATGAAACGAAACTTTGCAGTGGCATGCACGCAGGTTAAGAAGGGGGTATGCCCAATAAAATACTGCCATAGGTGCCTTCTTAAGAGGTAAGAATTTTCTTCCCTCTATTTTCTTGGCAGGTGAGATTTTCCTTCATAGTTGAAGACACTCACCATCTCCACAGTGGAGGAAACTGATTTTCTAAGAATATATCAATCTACTTGGCTTTGGTTTGTGACTAATTCTTTTAGGTATGATGAGAATGATGAAGAAGTGGGACAGATGGAAGCCTGGATCTGCCCAAAATGTAGAGGCATCTGCAACTGCAGCTGCTGCAGGTAAGCCATCAGAAGCTGATATGGAATGGTAATCAATAGCTGCAGCAGCTTACTTTGTTTGGCATGGCAGAAGGAAGAAAGGACAACAACCCACAGGGAGATTGGTCCACACTGCCAAGAAAGGAGAACAAGGGGCTGCCGATGAggtattatatttgtttttatttggcAATACATATTATATTTAACTGTTTGTCAATTCTTTGTTGTATGCTGCTGGTTCATTATGGTTAACAATTGTAATGAACAAGCAGGAAAGCACAGGTAGATCCCTTCGGATAGAGAATTCTGTTGAAGAATTGCTGGTCGAGGGGGATCAAATAAAGCTGAAGGGCAACATTGTGgtgaataaaaattttgatgGTGAAAGCTCCTTGGCTAAAGACAAAAATGGATCTATATTGGGCTATAATAGCGCAGTTTCTTCACCCAATAAAAAAGTGCTTCCAAGGGGTAGTCTGGTCACTAACATTCTAGGTGCAGATCTGGAGGTGAAAGATGTTGGACCAGCAATTCAGTTATACGAGTTCTGCAATTCATTTGGCGAGGTAATTGAACCAACAACCTTATTAATAGCATGGCGACACATGTCTTATTATGACAACATCTTGCTAGCATACACAGACAGTTGAATTAATGTAATGTTTCTTAGTAAAAGAAATCTATGTGACTCCAACTAGACACATTTTTGCTTCTCACCTAATAGATAATATCATGGACTCCATATTTTTCACTTCACTATCCTagttatataaaaatacaatacaTCTTAAAGAATCGGATTTCTTATTTGTCCTAACTCTTTCTTTGTATGCGCAAATATCCAACAATTCCATGTATACTAATTCGAACCGGTTGGCTCAAGCCGAAATTCTGTTCATTGAATTAATGGCTGTCTGTCACCAATTGATTTGCAGTTACCAAAGTTATCTCCATAGAAAGTTTTCTTGTTTCTATTATATAATACTGTAAGCTCCTTTATCttctataaattatattttgtatTCTAAATGGAATGACATATAGGATGATTTTGATGCAGATTTTCCAGATAAGGAAGGGCCAACCTGAACAAATTCTACAAGACATAGCAAGAGATCAAGAGGTTGAAATAGTACCCGAGCTTATTGCTGGCTTTCACAAAAACTTGCTATCGGTCATCAAAGAAGACAGAGGGGAGAAGTAAATACCATCCGAATCAAAATTTCCTtcattttgttcaaatttttgGTAGTAAATCGATAAAAATGGGTTATTTTGTTTCCAGGAATTCAATCTACATAACAAATGGAGATGCATGGTTAAATGATTTAGGTGCATATATCAATGAATTGGCATTTATGTCAAAGGAATTGCATCTTGAATTTGTAAACAAGGGAACATTGGGATACAACAAGCTGAGTCCTTGTAAGCTGCATGTACTTAATTTACTTTGCGATGAGGCCCTCTCTACCGTGTAAGTGCTTCTTTACCACATTTACTGGAATGATTCAATTTATTATAGTTTATATTGAATTGTTAACTGTGTCTTAACCTTTGAACAGAAAGTTAAGAAAATTGATTGAAGAACAAAATGGAAGGGCAGCTGAAAGAAGGAACGATGCCAAAGCAAAACTGCGGGCTGCAAAAGCAAAGGTCCTTAATGCTGTCAAGCTTATTACTGTTGTTTAATTACTCACTTGTATTTCTAGTAATAACCAACACGACTATGTCATTTCGCAGGAAAAGGAACTAAGAGAAGGGTTAAAGAATGACATGAAAGAAGGAGCAACCCCTATTGAAGGAAACAGAAATCAGCTTATTTCTGATATAAAGAAGGCAAAGGAAGTCAAGCTGACAGCCATAAAAGGTCTGAACCGTTTGAGAGGACATAGCTACATATCTTTGAACTTGATTTGTTTTAGCTTTATGCATTTTGCCCACAGATCGTAAGGATATTGTTCTGGTCATGCTCACGGACATTGTGCACACATGCAGAGTGCGTATAGCAGGCGGGAGAAAGTCAAGGGGATTAGTTGCTATCTTTTGAAAGAaggatttgttttcttttaattAGAGATTATGTTAGGGGCGTCCTATAAGAGCATGTTCAATGATAGAGCCTAGTATGGTCATAACTAGTTCTGTCAAAAGGAGTGAAACGTGATAATGTTTTTGATAGATAATTAATAGAACTATATATTGTGTTTGGAAAATAAAGAATGCTCGAATACAAACCAAGAAGGATTCCTTATTATCTTTATATTGTTTTCTTAAATAGAAAATGCATCACATGTAGGAATAAACTACTGAAGCTTTCTGGTTGAGATATCAAAACCTTAGAATAGTCTCCATCATGACacactgatcaagttttaattatttacttATTTCACCTTCTCTCGTTAAGACAACATTCTTTTACTTGCTGTTTttatttatcctttttttttcatatttagcTAGTTTGAAGAGTTGAGAGTATGTTTATCTTTCCTGACTATGAATTAACTGAATGGTTTGTCTTTTGTCCTTAGCATTTCAAATGAAACTGTTTTGAGAAGTCCCCTACTTTGATCTTATTGGTACTTCACATCATTCTTTAATGTGTAGTGAGAACTGAACTAAGTACATGTGCTTTACTAATTCTCTTGTTTCATTTCTCACACTGTGCCAACAACAGAGAAGAAGCTGGGAACTGTCCTTAGGAGCAAGCCTTTGATGTTAGAGGACAGGGAGGCATACTGGAAGCTGGATGGCTATTCGAACAACAAGATGCTATTGCTGCAAGGTTTGTTTGATTCTGATTATTGTACAAGAAAATTCAATTTATTCCATGACAAAAGAAAATTGTGATAAATAATGTTGCATTTGTATCAGAATTTGATAATGAGAATTTCACTGGAAATGACATCTGGTTTGAGTTcactgaagatgaagaaaaaacAATTGAAAATCATGCAGCCATAAGGTAATCTGTTACcatgcttgttttctttatttaaaGATATGCTATCTAATATTTAATTATGCATTGGATCCTGTAATTGTAGCGGAAATTTCATTTTTATCTTGTTTTGTCATGATTTGACAGCTAAGAGTGTAGTATACACCAAAGTTAATTGCTGCATATGTTAGTAGCTTGAACTTTAATGTTTTCTAATAATTAGATTAATGAATGACTATTTGTGTTTAACTTTTATGACTATTTAGGGATCCCTAAATAGGTGCCAGCCAAAAAGGGTATTGGGCTAGTCATTTGAATTAAGTAATGAAGATCATTCTATAATCTCTTCCTCAGTTCGTCATCCTTGCCTATAATCCTCTAGCTGACATGCGAACACTGCCTAGATATATTCCTGGACCTCCCCATGATGTCTATCCTCAATGAAACTAGCCATAGCACGGTCACCAGTGGTAGTAAAAAATTGGTAAAATTACTACATAAAGAAGATAATACAACAAATATGGAAAAATACTTGTCAAATTAATTGATAAATGACAAACCGAAATGGTACTTTCTGTTATCTACTCCATTAATGGCTGTGGGTACATCTTTCTCTTCTTAAAATGGGCTTGTAGAAACAAACTGCCGATTAGTATCTGGGATTAAAGGTACTTAATAACAGTCACAAGGTGAAGCTTCTGAATACAACTATAATGAACTGGTATTACGAGTGTTAACTATCAACTGCGTACACACATGGCAGTGGTGCCTTGAAAAATTCGATACTGTAAAGGTATCCTGGTGTGTATTATGATAAATCAAGCAATAATAACACGAAAGGTTTTATCCAACCAAGTCCATGTCGAGCAGAGCCTTTGTTGTGCAATGTGAGCCTGCTTTACCAGAGTGGTTTCCCCTATCCTTCTCTGAATGGTTTTGCTGTTGTCATATCATTTGATATATCATGCCCGTTCCTTCCGCCTCAAATATCCAGGACTCCACACCAGATCAATCTGCTCGCCTACTGCAATTTCAGCCACTGTCCACCTATCAACTCATTCACACCTGCCAATTGCCATCAGTCCCATCCCACTATGCTACCATTTATCTTCTATCCagtgtttagaaaaaaaaaccaataaaGCGCTAGCCTATGTTAATGGACACTATGAAATAAAGTTCCATGTCATATACAAACGTACACTAAACTAGTTTGGACAACTGGGGTGTTTATAGGTGGAGGTGATGATTTACTATGACAATAATTTTAAGTTTACGAATGGCATAGAAAAGTATTAGGCACAAAAAATGTTCACAACTTCTGAGAAGGATGAAAGTTGACACTTAAGACTATACTCCTATGGATTGGAGGTAAGGAAGAGCGAGACATAATCTATAATTGAAGGTCATGAGAGCATGAACAAAATTGAATGCTgggtgaaaaaaaatgtaacataCCCATCAATTCATTATTCTGTGGACTCACTTTCTTCTTTGCGTTCAGCCCCCATCTCCTCTGCCGCAAGTCATCATCGGCCTaaagtcagtatcggcttcagagtcttGGAATTGGAATCGaccgatgggagttatcaaaTCGCCAGCAGTTGTGTTCATGGTGGAGTCAGATCAATTAAAGGAAATTTATCCAAAAGATTGAGTTCAAGGAGAAGAGTTCGAGTTCAAGGAgtatgcggcatggcaagttatctattaattaggaatagtttgttagttctttttatctttaggaaagtgtttAGTGTCTGATAAGAACttaatgttttctttttatctttaggaaagt of the Oryza sativa Japonica Group chromosome 2, ASM3414082v1 genome contains:
- the LOC4329136 gene encoding uncharacterized protein isoform X2, producing MCSYRLYRKKNWEMLAEILDHAVNTLGYTSVHKLLNKGSYVVAVAEMLTSTPLEIWDLCFAQALSSMEIVMAGKACHQCRQMKRNFAVACTQVKKGVCPIKYCHRCLLKRYDENDEEVGQMEAWICPKCRGICNCSCCRRKKGQQPTGRLVHTAKKGEQGAADEESTGRSLRIENSVEELLVEGDQIKLKGNIVVNKNFDGESSLAKDKNGSILGYNSAVSSPNKKVLPRGSLVTNILGADLEVKDVGPAIQLYEFCNSFGEIFQIRKGQPEQILQDIARDQEVEIVPELIAGFHKNLLSVIKEDRGEKNSIYITNGDAWLNDLGAYINELAFMSKELHLEFVNKGTLGYNKLSPCKLHVLNLLCDEALSTVKLRKLIEEQNGRAAERRNDAKAKLRAAKAKEKELREGLKNDMKEGATPIEGNRNQLISDIKKAKEVKLTAIKEKKLGTVLRSKPLMLEDREAYWKLDGYSNNKMLLLQEFDNENFTGNDIWFEFTEDEEKTIENHAAISPHLLCRKSSSA
- the LOC4329136 gene encoding uncharacterized protein isoform X1, with product MDLKRRDEGAEESFVKPLQLKVKDYPLLGVHISECQIYDLENHMICYQKRRDFTMISSQHKRRPCENKYCREYLVNICNQSAEGVAQKVWNFSKCRGMCSYRLYRKKNWEMLAEILDHAVNTLGYTSVHKLLNKGSYVVAVAEMLTSTPLEIWDLCFAQALSSMEIVMAGKACHQCRQMKRNFAVACTQVKKGVCPIKYCHRCLLKRYDENDEEVGQMEAWICPKCRGICNCSCCRRKKGQQPTGRLVHTAKKGEQGAADEESTGRSLRIENSVEELLVEGDQIKLKGNIVVNKNFDGESSLAKDKNGSILGYNSAVSSPNKKVLPRGSLVTNILGADLEVKDVGPAIQLYEFCNSFGEIFQIRKGQPEQILQDIARDQEVEIVPELIAGFHKNLLSVIKEDRGEKNSIYITNGDAWLNDLGAYINELAFMSKELHLEFVNKGTLGYNKLSPCKLHVLNLLCDEALSTVKLRKLIEEQNGRAAERRNDAKAKLRAAKAKEKELREGLKNDMKEGATPIEGNRNQLISDIKKAKEVKLTAIKEKKLGTVLRSKPLMLEDREAYWKLDGYSNNKMLLLQEFDNENFTGNDIWFEFTEDEEKTIENHAAISPHLLCRKSSSA